From one Pseudomonas fluorescens genomic stretch:
- a CDS encoding saccharopine dehydrogenase family protein: MKVIALGGCGHMGRHFVDTAIKLGAFSWLTVADRDGEEARRYVTSLGRADVDVLQVDARNPEALTRVLRDYDVVVSTIGPYYLFGTTVLQCAIDAGCHYIDICDDPEPTLAMLDLDARAQAANITAIVGMGASPGVANLLASKAIRQVDAPHRVVTTWGSASRAKEAASHDTDMGAALDHWVEQLTGNIPVFRGGRIASGLPLTEIDLMVPGVGAVRAHTVGHPEPVTLPSTFASIRECTNAMVLSNSLLSLLKLIQARVDKRGHSVSQAASQLRKVALNNDLSGLSLAESMSLLVGSVKESLFGRRYIPAEMSAIAEGLRQGRRHVCSAWLNGEIPGGMGPNTCIPTAVALLMLGRGQISRKGAFAPEAGIDADQFFTLLHPFIKAADSSQPVITLREAVL, translated from the coding sequence ATGAAGGTAATTGCACTGGGAGGCTGTGGCCATATGGGCCGGCACTTTGTCGACACGGCGATCAAGCTCGGCGCCTTTTCCTGGCTGACGGTAGCCGACCGTGACGGCGAAGAGGCGCGGCGCTACGTGACCAGCCTGGGACGGGCGGATGTCGATGTACTGCAGGTCGATGCGCGCAATCCCGAAGCCCTCACCCGGGTCTTGCGTGATTACGATGTCGTGGTGTCAACCATCGGGCCTTACTACCTGTTTGGTACTACGGTGTTGCAATGTGCCATCGATGCAGGCTGTCACTACATCGACATCTGCGATGACCCCGAACCCACCCTGGCAATGCTCGACCTCGATGCGCGTGCCCAAGCCGCCAATATCACCGCCATCGTCGGCATGGGCGCCAGCCCCGGCGTGGCAAACCTGCTGGCCAGCAAGGCCATCCGCCAGGTCGACGCCCCGCATCGAGTGGTCACCACCTGGGGCAGCGCTTCGCGCGCCAAGGAAGCCGCCAGTCACGATACTGACATGGGTGCGGCACTCGATCACTGGGTCGAACAACTGACCGGCAACATTCCGGTGTTTCGCGGTGGACGCATCGCCAGCGGCCTGCCGTTGACCGAAATCGACCTGATGGTGCCCGGCGTCGGCGCAGTGCGCGCCCATACGGTGGGGCATCCGGAACCTGTGACCTTGCCGAGCACCTTCGCCTCGATCCGTGAATGCACCAATGCAATGGTGTTGTCCAACAGCCTGCTCAGCCTGCTGAAACTGATTCAGGCCCGTGTCGACAAGCGCGGCCACAGTGTCAGCCAAGCAGCCTCGCAATTACGCAAAGTCGCGCTGAACAACGACCTTTCGGGCTTGAGCCTGGCTGAATCCATGTCCCTGCTGGTGGGTTCGGTAAAAGAAAGCCTGTTTGGCCGGCGCTACATTCCAGCAGAAATGTCAGCTATCGCCGAAGGCCTGCGCCAGGGTCGGCGCCATGTCTGCAGCGCCTGGCTCAACGGCGAAATCCCCGGCGGGATGGGGCCCAACACCTGCATACCGACAGCGGTTGCCTTGCTGATGCTGGGCCGGGGGCAAATCAGCCGCAAAGGGGCGTTTGCCCCCGAGGCCGGTATTGACGCCGACCAGTTCTTCACCCTGCTGCACCCCTTCATCAAGGCCGCTGACAGCAGCCAACCGGTCATCACCCTGCGCGAGGCGGTACTGTGA
- a CDS encoding alpha/beta fold hydrolase yields the protein MSPDLRFARVGRATLAYETLGPEHAPPVLLIHGLGQQLTGWPYALVRSLVQGGFRVIRFDNRDIGKSSRMQGKAHLTRHYLCAQLGLGSCPPYTLEEMAHDTLGLIDSLKLGPVHLVGASMGGMIAQLVAARFPCAVRSLTSIMSSSGDRRLPKARADVLRLMLNPPRTPSLQREVDYNVQLWELIASPAHPTARETLRARVEDDLRRNAPAAGGIERQFAAILASGSRVPLLAQITSPSLVLHGLEDPLIPFEAGRSTAEHIPGAQFESIAGMGHDLPPELLPALAQRLLRHFRQASRARLPCVDLRTAPDLQPINQQTGTRP from the coding sequence TTGAGCCCTGATCTGAGATTTGCCCGCGTCGGTCGCGCCACCCTTGCCTATGAAACGCTGGGGCCTGAACACGCCCCGCCCGTACTGCTGATTCACGGCCTTGGCCAGCAACTGACGGGATGGCCCTACGCGCTGGTCCGCAGCCTTGTTCAGGGCGGATTTCGCGTGATTCGCTTCGATAACCGCGACATTGGCAAGTCCAGCCGCATGCAGGGCAAAGCGCACCTGACCCGGCATTACCTGTGCGCTCAGCTTGGCCTGGGCAGTTGCCCGCCCTATACGCTGGAGGAAATGGCCCACGACACGCTGGGCTTGATCGACAGCCTCAAACTCGGCCCGGTGCATCTGGTCGGGGCGTCGATGGGGGGCATGATTGCGCAGCTTGTCGCCGCCCGCTTTCCGTGCGCCGTACGGTCACTGACCTCGATCATGTCCAGTTCCGGCGACAGGCGCTTGCCCAAGGCCCGCGCCGATGTGCTCAGGCTGATGCTCAACCCTCCCCGCACCCCCTCGTTGCAGCGCGAAGTCGACTACAACGTCCAACTCTGGGAACTGATCGCCAGCCCCGCGCACCCGACAGCTCGCGAAACACTACGCGCCCGGGTTGAAGATGACCTCAGGCGCAACGCGCCAGCCGCCGGCGGTATCGAGCGACAGTTCGCCGCGATCCTGGCGTCGGGATCGCGTGTGCCCTTGCTGGCGCAGATCACCAGCCCCAGCCTGGTACTGCATGGCCTGGAAGACCCGCTGATACCGTTCGAAGCCGGGCGCAGCACCGCCGAGCACATACCCGGCGCGCAATTCGAAAGCATTGCCGGTATGGGGCACGACCTGCCACCGGAACTGTTGCCGGCGCTGGCTCAGCGCCTGCTCAGGCATTTTCGCCAGGCCTCCCGTGCACGCCTGCCCTGCGTCGATTTGCGTACAGCCCCTGACCTGCAACCAATAAACCAACAAACAGGAACACGACCATGA
- a CDS encoding serine hydrolase domain-containing protein: MDVSWQYLSTPAADYFNEVLQTTPAQVKNDMSHIFKSLSAKAGPGCVFSVEKQQAFVLEGATGYADIEKQSPLNADSVFNLASVSKQFTAFAIYLLAREGKLSLDDSIRRYVPELGRYADPVTLRHLLHHTGGLPSYEEAAQAQGITDTQPLTEAQALALLAAQKQAEFAPGTQFSYSNSGYFMLSLVVERVSGKSIRLFSQQAIFKPLQMNHTRIVDKYPLDFAVVRGYTRPFWGPVKLYESPWEVTGDGQVHSTVRDLMKWGANLHSGKVGGPDLLAVMSRSGPRVAKDHEDYAMGLSPKLYKGTRLVEHSGGWAGYATQFMYFPDAQTTIAVLCNEEDISAANYGRKIADALAVEKWTHPL, translated from the coding sequence ATGGATGTCAGTTGGCAGTATCTGAGTACCCCGGCCGCCGATTATTTCAACGAGGTACTGCAGACCACACCTGCCCAAGTCAAAAATGACATGAGTCATATCTTCAAGAGTCTTTCGGCAAAGGCTGGCCCCGGCTGTGTCTTCAGTGTGGAAAAACAACAGGCCTTTGTGCTTGAAGGCGCTACCGGCTATGCCGACATCGAGAAGCAGAGCCCTTTGAATGCCGACTCGGTGTTCAACCTCGCCTCGGTGTCCAAGCAATTCACGGCCTTCGCCATTTACTTGCTGGCCCGCGAGGGCAAGTTGTCGCTGGATGACTCCATCCGCCGCTACGTGCCGGAGCTTGGCCGTTACGCCGACCCGGTGACCCTGCGCCATCTGCTGCACCACACCGGTGGCCTGCCCAGCTACGAGGAGGCAGCCCAGGCGCAAGGCATCACCGATACCCAGCCATTGACCGAGGCCCAGGCACTCGCCTTGCTGGCAGCCCAGAAGCAGGCGGAATTTGCCCCCGGCACACAGTTCTCCTACAGCAACAGCGGGTACTTCATGCTCTCGCTGGTGGTCGAGCGCGTCAGCGGCAAGAGCATTCGGTTGTTTTCCCAGCAGGCAATCTTCAAACCGCTGCAGATGAACCATACCCGGATCGTCGACAAGTACCCGCTGGATTTCGCCGTGGTGCGTGGCTATACGCGCCCGTTTTGGGGCCCGGTCAAGTTGTACGAGAGCCCGTGGGAGGTGACCGGCGATGGCCAGGTGCATTCCACCGTACGCGACCTGATGAAATGGGGAGCCAACCTGCACAGCGGTAAAGTGGGAGGCCCCGACCTGCTGGCGGTGATGTCCAGAAGCGGACCGCGGGTGGCAAAAGACCATGAGGATTACGCCATGGGTCTGTCGCCCAAACTGTACAAAGGCACGCGCCTGGTCGAACACTCGGGCGGCTGGGCCGGCTATGCGACGCAATTCATGTACTTCCCGGATGCGCAGACCACCATTGCGGTCTTGTGCAACGAAGAAGACATCAGCGCAGCCAATTACGGCAGAAAAATCGCCGACGCTTTAGCGGTCGAAAAGTGGACCCATCCCCTCTAG
- a CDS encoding glycosyltransferase: MIAVIVPAHNEEHLLGRCLHALGRAAKTLAAVGEEVQTVVVLDSCSDGSEAIARVHGVKVLKVQARNVGHARHAGAALMLERGARWLAFTDADSCVPADWLLCQLAFAADAVCGTVHVQSWQAHQGAALRERYLAHYQAREGHRHVHGANLGICARAYEKVGGFKALALHEDVQLVNDLQRSGAHIVWTARNSVSTSSRRDCRVRGGFGDFLNNLGGQV, translated from the coding sequence ATGATTGCCGTGATTGTCCCCGCGCATAACGAAGAACACCTGCTCGGCCGCTGCCTGCACGCCCTCGGCCGCGCCGCAAAGACGCTGGCGGCAGTGGGCGAAGAGGTGCAGACGGTAGTGGTGCTGGATAGCTGCAGCGATGGCAGTGAAGCCATCGCCCGTGTCCATGGCGTGAAGGTGCTCAAGGTGCAGGCACGCAACGTTGGCCACGCCCGCCACGCCGGTGCGGCGCTGATGCTCGAGCGTGGCGCACGCTGGTTGGCGTTTACCGATGCCGACAGCTGCGTGCCGGCCGACTGGCTGTTGTGCCAACTGGCCTTTGCCGCCGACGCGGTGTGCGGCACCGTGCATGTCCAGAGCTGGCAGGCGCATCAGGGTGCGGCGCTGCGCGAACGCTACCTGGCCCACTACCAGGCCCGCGAAGGCCACCGGCATGTTCACGGCGCCAACCTCGGCATCTGCGCCCGCGCCTATGAAAAGGTCGGCGGCTTCAAGGCACTGGCGCTGCACGAGGACGTGCAACTGGTCAACGACCTGCAGCGAAGCGGCGCGCACATCGTCTGGACTGCTCGCAACAGCGTGTCCACCAGCAGCCGCCGCGACTGCCGGGTGCGCGGCGGCTTCGGTGACTTTCTCAACAACCTGGGCGGCCAGGTCTGA
- a CDS encoding SAM-dependent methyltransferase gives MNVSASYFERLFEQSDDPWAFRTRWYEKRKRELLLASLPRQYYNRVFEPACANGELSAALAERCESLLCQDLNATAVQLAGERLRPWHNARVEQGCLPGDWPAGEFELIVLSEIGYYLDPSHWLEVLERAAASLTCDGALLLCHWLHPIDGCPQTGHQVHELLAERLPLYRSLRHEEADFLLEYWCMQPCAIDLDEPCL, from the coding sequence ATGAACGTATCGGCAAGCTATTTCGAGCGACTGTTCGAGCAGAGCGACGACCCCTGGGCCTTTCGCACCCGTTGGTACGAGAAGCGCAAGCGCGAGCTGCTGCTGGCCAGCCTGCCACGCCAATACTACAACCGGGTGTTCGAGCCGGCCTGCGCCAATGGCGAGCTCAGCGCCGCCCTCGCCGAACGCTGCGAAAGCCTGCTGTGCCAGGACCTCAACGCCACTGCCGTGCAGTTGGCCGGTGAACGCCTGCGGCCCTGGCACAACGCCCGGGTCGAGCAAGGCTGCCTGCCGGGCGATTGGCCGGCAGGCGAGTTCGAGCTGATCGTGCTCAGCGAGATCGGCTACTACCTGGACCCCAGCCACTGGCTGGAAGTGCTGGAGCGCGCAGCCGCCAGCCTCACCTGCGACGGCGCCCTGCTGCTATGCCACTGGCTGCACCCGATCGACGGCTGCCCGCAAACCGGCCATCAGGTCCATGAACTGCTGGCCGAACGCTTGCCGCTATACCGCAGCCTGCGCCATGAAGAGGCCGACTTCCTCCTTGAGTACTGGTGCATGCAGCCCTGTGCCATTGACCTTGACGAGCCTTGCCTATGA
- a CDS encoding PIG-L deacetylase family protein, with the protein MTLQQPQNPIQATGTPLAHWQSSATLQAVPAITHEQLVPLGSRLVVVAPHPDDEVLGCGGVLAGMRGREQELLLISVSDGEASHPDSRHWTSERLRQQRPRESADALRRLGLDLTQLTWLRLGLADSAVANHERWLAERLVQLLRTSDRVLTTWRLDGHCDHEAVGRACARACETVGARLIEVPIWAWHWARPNDPRLPWQRAHKLFLDRAVLALKQQAVAAHTSQLQADEQTPPVLDREALARLLQPFELVFT; encoded by the coding sequence ATGACCCTGCAGCAACCGCAAAACCCGATCCAGGCAACGGGCACGCCGCTGGCGCACTGGCAATCGTCGGCGACCCTGCAGGCGGTGCCGGCCATCACCCATGAGCAATTGGTGCCGCTTGGCAGCCGCCTGGTGGTGGTCGCCCCGCACCCGGATGACGAGGTGCTTGGCTGCGGCGGGGTGCTGGCCGGCATGCGCGGCCGCGAGCAGGAACTGCTGCTGATTTCGGTCAGCGACGGTGAGGCCAGCCACCCTGATTCACGCCACTGGACCAGCGAACGCCTGCGCCAGCAACGCCCACGAGAAAGCGCCGATGCCCTGCGCCGCCTCGGGCTCGACCTGACTCAACTGACCTGGCTGCGCCTGGGCCTGGCCGACAGCGCCGTGGCCAACCATGAACGCTGGCTGGCCGAACGCCTGGTGCAGCTATTGCGCACCAGCGACCGGGTGCTGACCACCTGGCGCCTGGACGGCCATTGCGACCATGAAGCGGTGGGCCGCGCCTGTGCCCGAGCCTGCGAAACCGTCGGCGCGCGCTTGATCGAAGTGCCGATCTGGGCCTGGCACTGGGCCCGGCCGAACGATCCGCGGCTGCCCTGGCAGCGCGCCCACAAGCTGTTTCTCGACCGCGCAGTGCTGGCCCTCAAGCAGCAGGCCGTCGCTGCCCATACCAGCCAGTTGCAGGCCGACGAACAGACCCCGCCGGTGCTGGACCGCGAGGCCCTGGCACGTCTGCTGCAACCTTTCGAACTGGTGTTCACATGA
- a CDS encoding acyl-CoA dehydrogenase family protein, whose translation MSALKLLQAFAQRPLALNLDRQLQRCLEQCRESGLDQLPLPGHGRTLQRWQMLAEVAGADLALAKLFEGHTDALAIIHECGASHLEPAGSWGVWAAEPPNARVRIVRRNGNDVHLQGRKAWCSGALQIDRALVTAWDEQERPQLVAVTLNQPALRIFNEGWQAVGMAVTASVDVEFNDCPAQLAGSSGQYLNRPGFWHGGAGIAACWYGAAHSLGNFLLEHCRSREEPHAQAHLGAVDAALAGARAALHETASWIDGHPGSDAELAVRRLRAQVESAALSVLDHVGRALGATPFCRDSHFARLSADLPVFLRQSHAERDLAELGRQLSATPEGGWRL comes from the coding sequence ATGAGCGCCCTGAAACTGCTCCAGGCCTTCGCCCAGCGGCCCCTGGCGTTGAACCTCGACCGTCAGCTGCAACGCTGCCTGGAACAATGCCGGGAAAGCGGCCTCGACCAACTGCCCCTGCCCGGCCATGGCCGCACCCTGCAGCGCTGGCAGATGCTGGCTGAGGTCGCCGGGGCCGACCTGGCCCTGGCCAAACTGTTCGAAGGCCATACCGATGCCCTGGCGATCATCCATGAGTGCGGCGCCAGCCATCTGGAACCGGCAGGCAGCTGGGGAGTATGGGCCGCCGAGCCGCCGAACGCGCGGGTACGCATCGTCAGGCGCAACGGCAACGACGTGCACCTGCAAGGGCGCAAGGCCTGGTGTTCCGGCGCCCTGCAGATCGACCGGGCGCTGGTCACCGCCTGGGACGAACAGGAGCGCCCGCAACTGGTGGCAGTGACATTGAATCAACCGGCTTTGCGCATCTTCAACGAGGGCTGGCAGGCCGTCGGCATGGCCGTCACCGCCAGCGTCGATGTCGAGTTCAACGACTGTCCGGCGCAACTGGCCGGTAGCAGCGGCCAGTACCTCAACCGCCCGGGCTTCTGGCATGGCGGCGCTGGCATTGCCGCCTGCTGGTATGGCGCGGCGCACAGCCTGGGCAACTTCTTGCTCGAACACTGCCGCAGCCGTGAAGAGCCCCACGCCCAGGCCCACCTGGGTGCGGTGGACGCCGCACTGGCTGGCGCCCGGGCAGCCCTGCACGAAACCGCCAGCTGGATCGACGGCCACCCCGGCAGCGACGCCGAGCTGGCCGTCCGGCGCCTGCGCGCGCAAGTCGAAAGCGCCGCGCTCAGCGTGCTCGATCATGTCGGCCGGGCTTTGGGCGCAACACCGTTCTGCCGCGACAGTCATTTCGCCCGGCTCAGCGCCGACCTGCCGGTGTTCCTGCGCCAGAGCCATGCCGAACGCGACCTGGCCGAACTGGGCCGACAATTGAGTGCAACCCCCGAGGGAGGCTGGCGGCTATGA
- the ligD gene encoding DNA ligase D — translation MAKPLQEYARKRNFDASPEPAGNRRTGKKAAHALQYCIQKHDASHLHYDFRLELDGTLKSWAIPKGPSLDPKVRRLAVHVEDHPLDYADFEGHIPEGHYGAGDVIVWDRGVWIPEEDPHKAYAQGKLRFRLQGEKLSGIWNLFRTHLAGKKEQWLLIKSDDAQARPQGDYDILQAEPDSVLSERTLIARKPKAAASKTTSKTTLSGARKAALPDSLKPELATLVETPPEGDWRYEVKFDGYRILARIDGDDVRLFTRNGHDWTAKLPRQAKALGKLGVQAAWLDGEMVVANEHGVADFQALQNAFDQARDEQIIYYLFDLPYLNGMDLRTCPLEQRRAGLEKVLEKADDKRLRFSADFAQSVESLLDSACKMQMEGLIGKRLGSSYLNRRSSDWIKLKCKQRQEFVIVGYTDPKGSREAFGALLLALHDDSGALRYAGKVGSGFNSTTLAHLHQRLTPLEVAKPQFGKPPTGAEAKGVHWLKPRLLAEVAYAQMTRDGVVRHSVFHGLRDDKPAKAIGLEQPVKTPARKTSDLHLTHPERIIDASTGTTKRQVAEYYALVAEWILPHLKRRPVALVRAPDGLAGELFFQKNAAQLNIPGLESHDKAEAGQALMIIDQAQTLLGAVQMNTLELHTWNATAKDFDKPDRLILDLDPDPALPWKAMLEATQLTLALLDELGLQSFLKTSGGKGMHIVVPLTRRASWDEVKGFSQAMVQHLAGLFPERLSAVSGPKNRVGRIFIDYLRNGKGATTVCAYSIRARDGLPVSVPIRRQELTELKGANQWNLLNLGERLAEGDDPWADYGQVRQSISKDLRRRMGVES, via the coding sequence ATGGCCAAGCCGTTGCAGGAGTACGCGCGCAAGCGCAATTTCGACGCCAGTCCGGAGCCCGCAGGCAATCGCCGCACCGGCAAAAAAGCCGCGCACGCCCTGCAGTACTGCATCCAGAAGCACGACGCCAGCCACCTGCACTATGACTTTCGCCTGGAGCTGGACGGCACCCTGAAAAGCTGGGCCATCCCCAAGGGCCCGTCGCTCGACCCGAAAGTCCGGCGCCTGGCCGTACATGTCGAAGACCACCCGCTGGACTATGCCGACTTCGAAGGCCATATCCCCGAGGGCCATTACGGCGCCGGCGACGTGATCGTCTGGGACCGTGGCGTGTGGATCCCCGAAGAAGATCCGCACAAGGCCTATGCCCAGGGCAAGCTGCGCTTTCGTCTGCAGGGCGAGAAGCTGTCGGGCATCTGGAACCTGTTTCGCACCCACCTGGCCGGCAAGAAGGAGCAGTGGCTGCTGATCAAGTCCGACGATGCCCAGGCGCGACCGCAGGGCGACTACGACATCCTCCAAGCCGAGCCCGATAGCGTGCTCAGCGAACGTACCCTGATCGCGCGCAAACCCAAGGCTGCGGCAAGCAAAACCACCAGCAAGACCACGCTCAGCGGTGCCAGGAAAGCCGCCCTGCCCGACTCGCTCAAACCAGAGCTGGCCACGTTGGTAGAGACCCCACCCGAAGGCGACTGGCGCTACGAAGTGAAATTCGACGGCTACCGCATCCTCGCCCGCATCGACGGTGACGATGTCCGCCTGTTCACCCGCAACGGCCATGACTGGACCGCCAAGCTGCCCAGACAGGCCAAGGCCCTGGGCAAGCTCGGCGTGCAAGCGGCCTGGCTCGATGGCGAGATGGTGGTGGCCAACGAGCACGGCGTGGCAGATTTCCAGGCGCTGCAGAATGCCTTCGACCAGGCCCGCGACGAGCAGATCATCTACTACCTGTTCGACCTGCCCTACCTCAACGGCATGGACCTGCGCACATGCCCGTTGGAGCAACGCCGTGCTGGGCTAGAGAAGGTGTTGGAGAAGGCCGATGACAAACGCCTGCGCTTTTCTGCCGACTTTGCGCAAAGCGTCGAGTCGCTGCTCGACAGCGCCTGCAAGATGCAAATGGAAGGCCTGATCGGCAAACGCCTGGGCAGCAGCTACCTCAACCGGCGCAGCAGCGACTGGATCAAGCTCAAGTGCAAGCAGCGCCAGGAGTTCGTCATCGTCGGCTATACCGACCCCAAGGGCTCGCGTGAAGCCTTTGGCGCGCTGCTGCTGGCCCTGCACGATGACAGCGGCGCGCTGCGCTATGCCGGCAAGGTCGGCAGCGGGTTCAACAGCACGACCCTGGCCCATCTTCATCAGCGCCTGACGCCGCTTGAAGTCGCCAAACCGCAGTTCGGCAAGCCGCCCACCGGCGCCGAGGCCAAAGGAGTGCACTGGCTCAAGCCAAGGCTGCTGGCCGAGGTCGCCTATGCGCAGATGACCCGCGACGGCGTGGTGCGCCATTCGGTGTTCCATGGCCTGCGCGACGACAAACCGGCCAAGGCCATCGGCCTGGAGCAGCCCGTGAAAACCCCGGCACGTAAAACCTCCGACCTGCACCTGACCCACCCCGAACGCATCATCGACGCCAGCACCGGCACTACCAAGCGCCAGGTCGCCGAGTACTACGCCCTGGTCGCCGAGTGGATCCTGCCGCATCTCAAGCGTCGCCCGGTGGCACTGGTGCGGGCCCCGGATGGCCTGGCCGGCGAGCTGTTCTTCCAGAAGAACGCCGCACAACTGAACATCCCCGGCCTTGAGAGCCACGACAAGGCCGAAGCCGGCCAGGCGCTGATGATCATCGACCAGGCCCAGACCCTGCTCGGCGCAGTGCAGATGAACACCCTCGAACTGCACACCTGGAACGCCACCGCCAAGGACTTCGACAAACCCGACCGTTTGATCCTCGACCTCGACCCGGACCCGGCGCTGCCGTGGAAAGCCATGCTTGAGGCCACCCAGTTGACCCTGGCACTGCTCGACGAACTGGGCCTGCAATCATTCCTCAAGACCAGCGGCGGCAAGGGCATGCACATCGTCGTGCCGCTGACCCGGCGTGCCAGCTGGGACGAGGTCAAGGGCTTCAGCCAAGCCATGGTCCAGCACCTGGCCGGGCTGTTCCCCGAGCGCCTGTCGGCGGTGTCCGGGCCGAAGAATCGGGTCGGGCGGATCTTCATCGATTACCTGCGCAACGGCAAAGGCGCCACCACGGTTTGCGCCTATTCAATCCGCGCCCGCGACGGGCTGCCAGTGTCGGTGCCGATTCGCCGCCAAGAGCTGACCGAGCTCAAGGGTGCGAACCAGTGGAACCTGCTCAACCTCGGCGAGCGCCTGGCCGAAGGCGATGACCCTTGGGCCGATTATGGCCAGGTGCGCCAATCGATCAGCAAGGACCTGCGTCGACGCATGGGCGTTGAATCATGA
- the fusA gene encoding elongation factor G: MARTTPIELYRNIGIVAHVDAGKTTTTERILFYTGVNHKMGEVHDGAATMDWMAQEQERGITITSAATTAFWQGSTKQFPDKYRFNIIDTPGHVDFTIEVERSLRVLDGAVVVFSGADGVEPQSETVWRQANKYHVPRLAYVNKMDRQGADFLKVVKQIDKRLGHHPVPIQLAIGSEEHFIGQIDLVKMKAIYWNEDDQGTSYREEEIPAEMLALANEWRAHMIEAAAEANDEFMELYLDGRELSNEQIKAGLRQRTLDNQIVPAICGSSFKNKGVPLMLDAVIDYLPAPSEIPAIHGTDPDHEDRHLERHADDNEPFSALAFKIATDPFVGTLTFARVYSGVLSSGNAVLNSVKGKKERIGRMVQMHANQRAEIKDVCAGDIAALIGMKDVTTGDTLCDINQPIILERMDFPDPVISVAVEPKTKADQEKMGIALSKLAQEDPSFRVRTDEETAQTIISGMGELHLDIIVDRMRREFGVEANIGKPQVAYREKITKTCEIEGKFVRQSGGRGQYGHCWIRFAPGAEGKEGLEFVNEVVGGVVPREYIPAIQKGIEEQMQNGVVAGYPLIGLKATVFDGSYHDVDSNEMAFKVAASMATKQLKEKGGAVLLEPVMKVEVVTPEEYQGDIMGDLSRRRGMIQEGGETPAGKVVRAEVPLGEMFGYSTQMRSMTQGRASYTMEFTKYAEAPASISEAIIKKQG; this comes from the coding sequence ATGGCGCGCACCACCCCCATCGAGCTGTACCGCAACATCGGCATCGTCGCCCATGTTGACGCCGGCAAGACCACCACCACCGAGCGCATCCTGTTTTACACCGGGGTCAACCACAAGATGGGCGAGGTGCACGACGGCGCCGCGACCATGGACTGGATGGCCCAGGAGCAGGAACGCGGCATCACCATCACCTCGGCGGCGACCACGGCGTTCTGGCAGGGCTCGACCAAACAGTTTCCGGACAAATACCGCTTCAACATCATCGACACCCCCGGCCACGTCGACTTCACCATCGAAGTGGAGCGCTCGCTGCGCGTGCTCGACGGCGCGGTGGTGGTGTTCAGCGGTGCCGACGGCGTCGAGCCGCAATCGGAGACGGTCTGGCGCCAGGCCAACAAGTACCACGTGCCGCGCCTGGCCTACGTCAACAAGATGGACCGCCAGGGCGCTGATTTCCTGAAGGTGGTCAAGCAGATCGACAAGCGCCTGGGCCACCACCCGGTACCGATCCAGCTGGCCATCGGCAGTGAAGAGCACTTCATCGGCCAGATCGACCTGGTGAAGATGAAGGCCATCTACTGGAACGAGGACGACCAGGGCACCAGCTACCGCGAAGAAGAGATTCCGGCCGAGATGCTCGCGCTTGCCAACGAATGGCGCGCGCACATGATCGAGGCCGCCGCCGAGGCCAATGACGAGTTCATGGAGCTGTACCTCGACGGCCGGGAGCTGAGTAACGAGCAGATCAAGGCCGGCCTGCGCCAGCGCACCCTGGACAACCAGATCGTCCCGGCGATCTGCGGCTCGTCCTTCAAGAACAAGGGGGTGCCGCTGATGCTCGATGCGGTGATCGACTACCTGCCGGCGCCGTCGGAAATCCCGGCCATCCATGGCACCGACCCGGACCACGAAGACAGGCACCTGGAGCGCCATGCCGACGACAACGAACCGTTCTCGGCGTTGGCGTTCAAGATCGCCACCGACCCCTTCGTCGGCACCCTGACCTTCGCCCGGGTCTACTCCGGCGTGCTCAGCTCCGGCAACGCCGTGCTCAACTCGGTCAAGGGCAAGAAGGAACGCATCGGCCGCATGGTGCAGATGCACGCCAACCAGCGCGCCGAGATCAAGGACGTGTGCGCTGGCGACATCGCCGCGCTGATCGGCATGAAGGACGTCACCACCGGCGACACCCTGTGCGATATCAATCAGCCGATCATCCTCGAACGCATGGACTTCCCCGACCCGGTGATCTCGGTGGCGGTGGAGCCGAAAACCAAGGCCGACCAGGAGAAAATGGGCATTGCCCTGAGCAAGCTGGCCCAGGAAGATCCCTCGTTTCGCGTGCGCACCGATGAAGAGACGGCGCAGACGATCATCTCCGGCATGGGCGAATTGCACCTGGACATCATCGTCGACCGCATGCGCCGCGAGTTCGGCGTCGAGGCCAATATCGGCAAACCGCAGGTGGCCTACCGCGAAAAAATCACCAAGACCTGCGAGATCGAAGGCAAGTTCGTGCGCCAGTCGGGTGGCCGTGGTCAGTACGGCCATTGCTGGATCCGCTTCGCCCCGGGGGCAGAAGGCAAGGAAGGCCTGGAATTCGTCAACGAAGTGGTCGGTGGCGTGGTGCCCCGCGAGTACATCCCGGCAATCCAGAAAGGCATTGAAGAGCAGATGCAGAACGGTGTGGTGGCCGGGTATCCGTTGATTGGCCTGAAAGCGACGGTGTTCGATGGCTCGTACCACGACGTCGACTCCAACGAAATGGCTTTCAAGGTCGCCGCCTCCATGGCCACCAAACAGCTGAAGGAAAAAGGCGGCGCGGTGCTGCTGGAACCGGTGATGAAAGTCGAGGTGGTGACCCCCGAGGAGTACCAGGGCGACATCATGGGCGACTTGAGCCGGCGCCGCGGGATGATCCAGGAAGGCGGCGAGACCCCGGCGGGCAAGGTAGTACGCGCCGAAGTACCGTTGGGCGAGATGTTCGGCTACTCCACCCAGATGCGCTCCATGACCCAGGGCCGGGCCAGCTACACCATGGAGTTCACCAAGTACGCCGAAGCGCCGGCGAGCATCAGTGAGGCGATCATCAAGAAACAAGGCTGA